The DNA region GCCGATCGCAGCCGCCGAGCAGCGCGGTGCTAGCCATGGCGGTGGCGCCGAGCAACAGCGTGCGTCGGTTGGGCGGCCCCGTCATGGCATCCCTCCCACGTTCTCAGGATCGGATACTGACTCGACCTTGCGCTCAATTACGAACCAGCCGGTGAGCATGCCGCGCATGTTGTTCCAGAACCCGGACAGCACTACGAACGCGACGTGGACGACCACGAATAGAACGAGCAGGCCGGCGACGACGAAGTGCACCGTGCGCGCCGATTGCCGCCCGTCAAACAGGGTCAGCAGGAACGGGAAGGCCGCGTCCATGGCCGGCGACATCGCCAGCCCAGCCAGCACCTGCACCGGCAGCAGCACGAACAACACCGCGGCGTAGGTGAGCTTCTGGATGACGTTGTAGCGTTTGGCTTCATCCCCTTGCGGGAAGCGCAGTGTCAGATGCTCCCACACCGAGGCGCCGAAGTGCCGGACCTGGTCGCGCTGCGGAACGACGCGGAAGCGCAGTTGCCCGCTCAGCAGACCGTAGAGCAGGTACAGGACCCCGTTCAGGACGAAGGCCCAAGCGAAGAAGAAGTGCCAGCTCCGGCCACCAGTGAGGTCCTGATCACTCGGCAGGGTCAGCCACGATGGGAAGCCGCGGTCCGCGGGCTCGCCATCGGTACCGGGCGAGGATCCAAGATAGCCGGTGGTGTCGAAGGTGCGGCCCAGCACTGTGGCCGTTCCCTTCGGCGGGTCGTCCACGGTTGAGGACATGGCCAGCAGCGGTGTGTCGAAGGTCGAGGCCTTGCCCCAGTACAGGGCTGGGTGGGCGTTGAAGATCTGCAGGCCACTCATCAGCAGGACGAGCAGGCAGAGTGCGTTGATCCAGTGGGTCACCCGGATCACGGCGGGGTGCCGGAACATCCAGCGCCGCCGCACGACTTCACCGAGGTCCGGCGCAGAGCGCTTCAGGTAAGTGCGGGGCAAGAAGCGAGTTTCCATGGGATGCACAGACAGCGCGGCGGCCGACTGCACAGCCGCTCCGCCGCGCTCCAGGCGACCGCTTACATGCGGTGCATCATGCGGCGGCGCATCATCCGCTTCCGCATCATGCGCTTCTTCATCATCATGCGATCGCCGCGCATCATCTGCACCTGCGTGATGCCAGACTGATCAGCCTGTAAGCTGTTGACGGACATCGGGGCAGCTGACACCGAACCAGCACCGAGGGCGACGCCGCCAAGCAGGGTGGCGGCGGCAAGTGCGAACGTCATCTTCTTCATGCGAGATCTCCTTCAGAACACGGACTGATCGCCCGCATGGATCATGTAAGCCTACAACGCTCGCCTAAGTTCCTGAGTAAGAACGAGTCTCATCCGGAACCCATCAAATGATGGGTTCGACAAACCTGCTGCTACGGATGACTGTGCCAGAAAATTTCATGTGCCAATCAATTTTCTTACATCATGCGATTATTTTCGAGCCTAGAACGATTTCCCGACCGCTTTCTAATCTACATTATTGGCGAGCTTGGCCGGCGCATCGCAGCCTCTTTCGCGGCGGCACGATGTCGCCGAAATTGGGAGGTGCTCGTGATCCGCTCGGCTCAACCAGAATACGATACTGACTATGAGGCCGTAGCGCGCTCGCGGTGGGCTACTTAAGACGGTCGGCATCCTCGCCGCCTCGACGGCCTTCCTGGAGCTAAACCTCGCGGAAGCCTTCGCCCAGCGTGGCGCCACGCTCGCCGGGGGCACGGTCGACCTCGGCCAGGGCGATTTCGCCGTGCTGAACTACGCCTACGCCTTGGAGCAGTTGGAGGCCGCCTTCTACACCCAAGTGCTGCAGCAGCCCTACCGCGGCTTCAATCCCTCCGACGAGCAGAGCCTTACTGGGATCCAGCAGCACGAGGTCGCCCACCGCGAGTTCTTCCGCTCCGCACTCGGGGGCAATGCCATCCCGGACCTGCAGGTCGACTTCGGCCGGGTCAATTTCGCCAGCCGCCAGAGCGTGCTCGGCACCGCCCGCACCTTCGAGGACCTCGGGGTGGCCGCCTATAATGGCGCCGGTCAGCTCCTGCGCAACCCGGACTTCCTGGCCAAGGCAGGCTCGATCGTCTCGGTCGAGGCGCGCCACGCCGCCACGATCCGCGACATGCTCAATCCTTACAGCGCGGCATTCGCCGGCAACGATATCGTGGACGGCAACGGCCTCGACCGCGCGCTGGTGCCCTCGCAGGTGCTGCCCAGGGTAGTGCCTTTCGTCCTCACCCCGGTCAGCGCGAGCCAACTGCCGTGATCGCCCCGCCCACGCTCGCCCCCAGCACCGAGGACGCCGTTATGACCGCATCGATCGCCCCAGCCATACCCGTCGCTCCCACCGTGATCGAGACCCTCGACCCTGATCTCACCGCCCGGATGACATCACGCCGGGGCCTGTTCACCCGCGCCGCCGGCACGCTCGGAGTGCTCGCCAGCGCACCGACGGTGTTGGCGGTAGCTTCCACCGAGGCGTTCGCGCAGGCCTTGCCGGGTCAGGTGGTAGACGTGCTCCGGTTCGCCCTGACCCTGGAGTACCTGGAGGCAGAGTTCTACCGTACGGCGCTGGCTACGCCGCATCTGATCCCGGCGCGCTACCGAGCTGTGTTCACGCAGCTCGCACGGCATGAGGCCGAGCACGTGCGCCTATTGCAAGGGGCGCTCGGCAGTGCCGCCATTCCGCCGCCGGCCTTCGATTTCACGGGCAAGGGCAAGTACCCGGACGTGTTCGCCAACTTCGACACGTTCACGACGCTGTCGAGCACGTTCGAGGATCTCGGGGTGGCGGCGTATAAGGGTCAGGCCGGCAACCTGCAGGGCACGCCGGTGCTGACGACGGCGCTGCAGATCCACTCGGTCGAGGCGCGGCACGCCGCTGAAGTACGGCGGGTGCGCGGCTTCGTCGGCTGGGACGGCGCTTTCGATGCACCGCTGACCAAGGCCGCGGTGCTAGCTGCGGCCGCGCCCTTCCTGGCCGGAGGTGTTTGAAGGCACTGCACTTCGGTGGCGCGGCACCAGCCGCGCTGCTCGGCTTTATTCGGGGATGAGTTTGCCCATGTAAACCACCGACCGGGTCGGCTGCCCGGTTGACGAGCTACCAAGCGGCTCAACCGCGATCGCTATCGCCCCGTCCGGCGAGGCTCCAGGCGGCAGCGTCAGCCGGCTCGGCGGCGCCCTGGAGGCCGATTAGTTTCGGCCTTGCAATGTCGACATACCAGGTTTCGGGTTCCGGCCCGCAGGCGCTTCGGCAACGATCGGACTGACCTGCGCCTTGCCGGTGCGCAGGTCGACCCGAACGATCAATGCCAGGAGCGCTCCGCCGCGCTGGTTGGTATGCAGCGAGTTAGCTAATCCTTGCCGTTCGCATGCTTCAGGGCGTTCACAAGCCCGCGATGCACTCGGCTCTCGGCATGTTGCCGGATGTTGTGCTCGTTGCCCCCGCTTTGAGACGGGGGACTGAACGAGAACCCGAGGAAGACAAGCCATGGCCACCAAGCACAAGGATGCCGAGCACCATACGAGCGCTGCCGATCACCACGAGCACGCTGCGCGTCACCATCGTGAAGCTGCCAAGCACCACGAGAGCGGCAACCACGAGAAGGCGGCGCATCACGCCCACACTGCGCATGGCCACACGCAGCACGCGACGCATCACGCTTCCGAGGCCAGCAAGCACCACTCCGAGCAGCACGGGAAGTAGGCGCTAATCCTAAGGCCGGGATGCAGCCGGTTGGCTGGTCCCGGCTCGTCGCGTAGCCCAGTCGTTCTGGGCCATCTGAGTTCACGCTGACCATCCTTGCAGAACCGGACCGTCAGACGCGCGCCCGATGCGTTCGCCCGATGTTGACCGGGCTCATCATGCTCGGTCGGATATCCGGACCCTGGAGCGGACCGCGCCGGAGCGGCGAGTGTGATGCACGCCGAGGCTGTTAAGGTGTCGTTAACTACAACTTCTGAAAACAACCTGTGTCAAACAGGAGCGCTCCGGTGGCCAAAACCAACCCGCAACAGCTCAGCGATATTCACACTGGTACCCGGGCTGGCATCCATTCAGGGGTGCGAAAAGCCTATGCCGGCATTCTCAGCGAGCCGCTGCCCACTGAGCATATTGACCTTCTCCTAGCACTGCGCCGGCGCGAGAGAGCCAGCCATCGCACGGATTGAGAATGGTCAATGCGCGAGGGATGGTGGCGTTGTGAGTGCAAGGTGCGTCTCGACCAGCAGCGCTAATGGTAGCCACGGCTTGTCGAGCTTCGTCACTGCGATGGGTAGCGGCTTCTGATCGAGTTGTTCTGTGGCGAGAATGACCGGAATGCCGGGCCACAGCAGACCGAGCGCCTGCGCCAGACCAAAACCATCCATCGTCCCATCGAGGTGCTGATCGGCGACCACCAACGCCACCTCGCCACCGCGCTGCTTGAGCACGGACACCGCCTGCTCGCCGCGGTCGCAGCAGATCACTTCCAGCGCGCTGGCACGCAGAAGCGTTGCGGCCTGCTCCGTCATGGTGGGGCATCGGCCCACGACGACCACGAGGGGTGCCGTCGCGATTGTCTCGGTAGGCGGATTTTCGAGATGGGCTAGCAGTTCAAGTAGCGGCTGTGGCCAAGTCTCGCACTCACTCACGGGCATCAACTGCGCGAGACCGTGGGCGACGGCCTGAAGAAGGGGATTACTGAGCGCCCGCGAAGAGACGAGGTGACAATAGCTAATCTGCTGCATACCTCTTCCGTCCGCTCGGATGGGCCCCCACCCGCTCGGCACGGCCCTGACTGACCTGTGTTAACTCCTGAAGGCAAAATAGCGATGAACGTCGACGGTTGCATGGAACAGGTCAGAAAATTGGCTACTAGGGTGTGGGGCGGCCCACGCACCTGATCCTCAGTCTCCAACAGGTTTCCAGCCTGCCCAGCCTACGCTTTCGTGCGTTCGAAGGAGGGCGGCCCGGCTACTACCTGACCAACCCGAACCGCGGCGACCGCATCCTCCTGCGGAAGGAAGCCGACGACCTGTATGTGGCGGTTGATGTCGGCCCGCATGACAACGTGTTGCGGCGCTGGAACAGGTAGGGGGGGAGGGCTGTCTCAGGTTCAGCGGATTGAGGCGCGAGCCACCTGATGAACACGCCCAAGGCGAACAGGGCCATTGCCAGTGCGATGGGTGGCGAGGCCCGCTGCGTCCAAGCTGACGCCTTCGCTGCGGCCATCCTGCCGGCCATCGTCCAGGCTCGCGCGGCTGGTGCCGCTTCGTATCAGGAGGTCGCCGACGCTCTAGACGCCCTTGGCATCCCAACTGCACGAGGCAGTCAGTGAAACCGTGTTCAGGTACGGCGCATCGAAGTGCGGATGACACGATAGAAAGAAGGCCACCCCCGAAGGAGTGGCCCAAGTCTAGGGAGGAAACGCCCAGTGAAGGGCTACAGCGCAGCGACGCTGGCGCTATCGCTTTGCTGCAATGCGACAACCGTTGGTGCGGTGCAGGGTTCCTGGCTGCGGGCCGCTTGAGCATTTCACGGGTTGGGCTACTCACACAGACGTCTCTAACGTCCGGTCCCCATCGGACCCCATGTAGGTTCGGAACCAAGGCCTGAGCGGCATGAGCACCGATCCTGTCCAGAAAGCCATGCTCGATCTGATGGACGTCGTCAGCGACGACATCATCTACGCCGAGGCTTTGGCGAATGAGCTGGTACAAGGAGCGAAGGCACTGTCCGGTCGGCCCGGATCTGAGTCTATTCGCGACACGGCCCTGCACTGGCGCGTCAAGTCTATCAAACTGCGAATGCAGCTTGCTGCACTGCATGAAGAGTACGCGACACGCTTCCCATTCAAAATGTGAGATGAGACTGGCCGTCGGCCTATAGTACTATACCGATCAGATGCCGCATCGTCGGCTTGGTCGTTTGTACGAGACCTGACCTTGCGCTGATTTGCCCCCAATGAAGCGATCCACGCCTTGTCGCTCTCACAACGGCCAAGCTCGACAAAGCTTCACTAGCGCCGGCATCCAACCTGCTCGCGGCACCGAGCGCCGAGGTCCAACAGCTGGGCCAGCAAGATCGGGGGCGATCTTGTCCAGCCAAGCCGATGGTGTCTCTCGTCGAGACAACTCATCATGAGCCTAACTGGCATACCCGTCAAAGCCTCGCTGACGCCAGGCGAAACCTATCCCTCAGCGCCAGCCATGCCGAAGGGCGGGAAGCTGGCAAGGTGCCGAGCACGCTCCCACAGATCGATGCCGAAGGCGTTGGCGATGCGCGCGGCGAGGAACTGAGCTTCGTCGTCGGTCGCAGCCTCAATCACTTGGGCGCGACGTACCCCCCCCGTCACAGCCGAGCAAGAATGCCCGGTATGAGCGAGGTCCGGGGGAAGCGTCGGTCGGCAGCTCGATGGTCGTCGACATGAGGTCGCCTGTGCGTTGCAGGCGGGAGCGCGGAGGTCTCTCAGTCGTCGGAGCCCAGGGGGTATACGTCCGGCGATGTGCGAACCGTAGAACCCTCCGGAGGAGAAAGATAGCGCACAACTGAAAATCGCCCGGTGTGGAACTACGGTGGCCATCGAGCCAATTGCCGCATCCGAGATCAGAGAGCTCGGCGGTGCGCGCCAGGGAGCCCACACCGCCGAGCCCGACACAAGCAGTGAAGCCATCCACGCTCAGTCACCTTCACAACGAGAGCGGCCGTCGAAGGTTCAGAGGCAGCCAGGTACAGGAGGATACTCCGTTCGCTCCCGATCGGATCGCAGACGCTTTCTGGCGGTTGCACCAAGCCGGGCCGACCGCTGGGCCCGAGACGGTGTTCAAGGGGGATTGATTGTCTGGCGCGCCATCGACCGTCATGTACAGGCTTCCGCCCCGGACCTGCGAGGCCAAGGTCGGCGCGGAGTGGCGCGTCATCAGCCTGCGGGAGGCCAAGAGCACCTACGCGACGGCGCTCCAGCGTTGTCCGGCCTGCCACGGCCGGGTCTTCGTCACCGGCAGCTACACGCGTGAAGGCGGTTTCCGTCTACAGCATCAGCGCTCGCATCCGGGCTGTCCTATCACCCGCAAGGACTACAGGGGCATCTCATCGCTGCACCCGCAGGCGATGACATGACCGCTAACTTGGCCCACGAACGCCACCCCTCGGCAGGCCCTCGCCCTAATTGTGAAGGAGAGACCATCATGGCGTCTGGAGCCCGAACGGAACGGCTCTCTCCGCTCTTGGCTGCGGGGCTCGCAGTCGGCGCAGTCTCGGCGGCTCTACTGATCGGAAGACGCGCGAGCCCCACCCCCGAACACCCGCGGACGAGACGCTGGTATCGCCACCTCGCGAAGCCGGACTACACGCCGCCGTCGCCGGTCTACCCGATCGCCTGGACCAGCATCCAAGCGTCACTCGCCTACGGCGGCTACCGACTTCTGCGCGCCAAAGGGTCGCCCGAGCGGACGACGGCCTTGGCGTTCTGGGCAGCCAATCAGGTCGGCATCGCCGGGTGGAGCGAGGTGTTCTTCGGTCATCGCTCGACGGGATGGGGCGCCGTCGCCTCGGCCGCGCTGGGCGCGAGCGCGGTCGGCTACGTGGCGGCGGCTAGTCAAGTTGACAAGACCGCCGGACAGCTCGGCGTCCCGCTGGTCGTCTGGGTGTCGTTCGCAACGCTGCTCGCCGAGGAGATCTGGCGGAAAAACGACTAGGCTCGGCCCCGCCCTGATCACAGGGCGGGGGAGCGTCCGATCTCACCAGCGTGGGCCGGTACGCAACGTGGCTCACAGGCATGGTGCCAGGATCGCAGTTACGGGCGTGTGTATGTCGCCCGTGTGTCGGGCTCAGTAGCCGTAGTACCCATAGCCATACGGGCGGCGGTAGTAGCCGTATGGGCCACCGTAGTAGCCCACCGGAGCGTACCCCCCGTAAGGACCACCATACCCATAGCCATAGCCGCCGTAGGGATACCCATAGCCGCCGGCGAGGCCATACCCAACGGCCGCACCCGTGGCCAAGCCGAGACCTAGCCCGAGGCCACCGTAACCGTACCCACGGCCATAGCCATAGCCGTAGCGGCCATACCCACCACGGAACCCACCGTAACCACCGCGGAAACCAGCGCCACGGAAGCCACCACCAAACCCGCCGCCGCGGAAGCCACCACCAAACCCGCCGCCGCGGAAGCCACCGCCGCCAAAGCCACGCGCATCAGCGCCGGCCGGCACGAAGGCGAGGGCGGCCAGCAATGCCGTTGAGGTAAGAGCAAGACGTTTCATCAGGATCATCTCCTATCCATGAAGTCTGATCCATGAACTCGGCCGGCTGCATGGCGGATCCTATAAGGGGAAGCGCAATAGGTCGCAGATTTGTATCGAGTTGTTGCTGAATAGACATAAAATCCCGACCAAGGAGAGATGATCCTCGGTCGAGCACATCCGAGCCAAGTAGTACGACGCGGTAGCACCCGACACAGTTGATTGCCCAACTAGTTGTACGGGCACCAGTTTCGAGGCGTCGGCTCAAACACCGTGACGATGCTACTTGCCGCCGCCACTCTTGTAGGCCGTGATCGCGCGCCGGCAGTTCTCCGAGATTTTGTCCATGTTTTTTTTAAAGCAGGCGTCCATCTCCGGGCTGTCCGGATCATTGCCGCTGCAGAAAGTGACTGCATCGCCGGAGCAATAGGTCTTCAGATCCTTGTTGCCCCGCTTTGAAGCAGATGCATCAGGAGCCGCGAGAACGGGAGCCGCTACGACGATAAAGCCCAGAGCGAGGATGATGCTGCGCATTTTGGAGACCGCGTGGAGGAGTTCGTCGATGCGCTAACGGCTTGGTTCGGTGTTCTATCCCTTCCGCTTCCGGAGCCGAGGTTCGTCCCCTTCGCGGCTTTCGGGCCGTGCCCGAATGGTAGACTTGCTACTTCCCGCCGGCGCTCTTGTAGGCATCGATGGCGCGACGGCAGTTTGG from Methylobacterium sp. NMS14P includes:
- a CDS encoding ferritin-like domain-containing protein, producing MLNYAYALEQLEAAFYTQVLQQPYRGFNPSDEQSLTGIQQHEVAHREFFRSALGGNAIPDLQVDFGRVNFASRQSVLGTARTFEDLGVAAYNGAGQLLRNPDFLAKAGSIVSVEARHAATIRDMLNPYSAAFAGNDIVDGNGLDRALVPSQVLPRVVPFVLTPVSASQLP
- a CDS encoding TspO/MBR family protein encodes the protein MASGARTERLSPLLAAGLAVGAVSAALLIGRRASPTPEHPRTRRWYRHLAKPDYTPPSPVYPIAWTSIQASLAYGGYRLLRAKGSPERTTALAFWAANQVGIAGWSEVFFGHRSTGWGAVASAALGASAVGYVAAASQVDKTAGQLGVPLVVWVSFATLLAEEIWRKND
- a CDS encoding cytochrome b/b6 domain-containing protein; amino-acid sequence: METRFLPRTYLKRSAPDLGEVVRRRWMFRHPAVIRVTHWINALCLLVLLMSGLQIFNAHPALYWGKASTFDTPLLAMSSTVDDPPKGTATVLGRTFDTTGYLGSSPGTDGEPADRGFPSWLTLPSDQDLTGGRSWHFFFAWAFVLNGVLYLLYGLLSGQLRFRVVPQRDQVRHFGASVWEHLTLRFPQGDEAKRYNVIQKLTYAAVLFVLLPVQVLAGLAMSPAMDAAFPFLLTLFDGRQSARTVHFVVAGLLVLFVVVHVAFVVLSGFWNNMRGMLTGWFVIERKVESVSDPENVGGMP
- a CDS encoding ferritin-like domain-containing protein → MTASIAPAIPVAPTVIETLDPDLTARMTSRRGLFTRAAGTLGVLASAPTVLAVASTEAFAQALPGQVVDVLRFALTLEYLEAEFYRTALATPHLIPARYRAVFTQLARHEAEHVRLLQGALGSAAIPPPAFDFTGKGKYPDVFANFDTFTTLSSTFEDLGVAAYKGQAGNLQGTPVLTTALQIHSVEARHAAEVRRVRGFVGWDGAFDAPLTKAAVLAAAAPFLAGGV
- a CDS encoding 3',5'-cyclic-nucleotide phosphodiesterase, which produces MRSIILALGFIVVAAPVLAAPDASASKRGNKDLKTYCSGDAVTFCSGNDPDSPEMDACFKKNMDKISENCRRAITAYKSGGGK
- a CDS encoding response regulator, whose protein sequence is MTEQAATLLRASALEVICCDRGEQAVSVLKQRGGEVALVVADQHLDGTMDGFGLAQALGLLWPGIPVILATEQLDQKPLPIAVTKLDKPWLPLALLVETHLALTTPPSLAH